The Salvia miltiorrhiza cultivar Shanhuang (shh) chromosome 1, IMPLAD_Smil_shh, whole genome shotgun sequence genome has a window encoding:
- the LOC131006458 gene encoding uncharacterized protein LOC131006458 — translation MAENPEGQNDNNNNKTLRDMMFPSNLNLRPSAIVLPEITGNWELKHTLIQILPKYRAREWLYDLPEGSIRTWQELQSKFLERYFPAARIQNLRTRISNIKMGTGEILYEYWGRFKQMLAKCPQHQIPDHDLIRYFVGGLRRQDRQWLHAACGGSILNKSAAEAFKLIADMADESRDEEGTIVRTTPVPNPSAQDDKLDKLCNMFEKFMTNQGTPNQGIPNIRKPVKACQLCMANSHATDECPQLFEDEELNAIGQQPGGNNGGQNQKPFEPYRQQYNNQRWRQHENLRYGNNNYLGPNQGQTSNPPQYSQQPQQARGSSLSELVHQMAQQQVKFQQETEKFIMETRGGMQNVNSQLSHLAQAVARLESKQGALPSQVEVKKVNAMTLREGKELPEVDKEKNKEKPEINEQVGMGSADEEEFAREKETKRKATGKGKEKSSQNEPIIPFPGRMAKEQEKEELTELVKIFKKVEVNMPLLVALRSMPRCAKFLKELCTRKVKYTDDAKFQVGESVSAVLQRDMPIKCGDPGMFYIPCVIGTMKVEKAMLDLGASINVMPLSMYQDLEIGPLKPTRVVIQLADRSNVYPEGILEDVLVKVEELIFPADFYILDMGKSKARDPVMLLGRPFLKTARTRIDCHTGKLTCQFEGETVTFDIYNAMKHPADTEMVKSVDMIEKVVEEVLPRTAFKEPYDIIIQNGITEEDLQEEQLQEAVKVLNAWSEGVNYTEALKIPTLKEEDRLVPSIQRAPKLELKSLPKHLKYIFLGEDDTLPVIINS, via the exons ATGGCAGAAAATCCGGAAGGACAGAatgacaacaacaacaacaagacCCTTCGAGACATGATGTTTCCAAGCAACCTGAATCTCAGGCCGTCAGCCATAGTACTACCGgagatcactggaaattgggagCTGAAGCATACTCTTATCCAgattttgcccaagtaca gagcgagggagtggttgtaTGATTTGCCAGAAGGAAGCATTCGGACCTGGCAGGAGTTACAGAGCAAGTTTTTGGAAAGATACTTCCCTGCCGCCCGAATCCAGAATTTGAGGACTCGAATAAGTAACATCAAAATGGGGACGGGAGAAATCCTCTATGAATACTGGGGAAGGTTCAAGCAGATGttggccaaatgcccacaacaccaaATACCGGATCATGATCTTATTCGGTATTTCGTGGGAGGACTCCGAAGGCAAGATAGGCAATGGTTACACGCTGCATGTGGAGGATCGATTTTAAACAAATCTGCAGCGGAAGCTTTCAAGCTCATAGCTGACATGGCAGATGAATCAAGAGATGAAGAAGGGACTATAGTCAGAACTACTCCGGTGCCGAAtccttctgcccaagacgaCAAGTTGGACAAACTGTGCAACATGTTTGAGAAATTCATGACGAACCAAGGAACACCCAATCAAGGGATTCCCAACATTCGGAAGCCTGTGAAGGCATGCCAGCTTTGCATGGCGAATTCACATGCAACCGATGAATGCCCACAACTTTTCGAAGATGAAGAGCTTAATGCTATTGGGCAACAGCCAGGAGGAAACAACGGAGGGCAGAACCAGAAACCTTTTGAGCCCTACAGGCAGCAGTACAACAATCAAAGATGGAGGCAACATGAGAACCTTAGGTACGGCAACAACAATTATTTGGGGCCAAACCAAGGGCAGACGAGTAACCCACCACAATACTCGCAACAACCGCAACAGGCAAGAGGATCTTCCCTATCAGAGCTCGTGCATCAAATGGCCCAACAACAAGTGAAGTTCCAGCAAGAGACCGAAAAGTTCATAATGGAGACTAGaggaggaatgcagaatgtgaactcccaactatcacatcttgcccaagcagTCGCCAGACTTGAAAGCAAACAAGGGGCACTTCCATCCCAAGTGGAGGTGAAGAAGGTGAATGCCATGACACTCAGAGAAGGGAAGGAGTTACCAGAGGTTGATAaggagaaaaataaagaaaagccGGAGATCAACGAGCAAGTCGGAATGGGATCAGCAGATGAGGAGGAATTTGCTCGAGAGAAAGAGACAAAGAGAAAGGCGACCGGGAAGGGTAAAGAGAAATCAAGCCAGAATGAGCCCATAATCCCCTTCCCAGGCAGAatggccaaggaacaagagaagGAAGAATTAACCGAACTGGTTAAAATCTTCAAGAAGGTGGAGGTCAATATGCCCCTTTTGGTCGCGCTACGCTCTATGCCCAGATGtgcaaaatttctcaaagaACTCTGCACTCGGAAGGTCAAATACACGGATGATGCGAAATTTCAAGTGGGCGAGTCTGTATCCGCGGTCTTACAACGAGATATGCCAATAAAGTGTGGAGATCCTGGCATGTTCTACATTCCATGTGTAATAGGAACCATGAAGGTGGAAAAGGCAATGCTTGATTTAGGGGCATCCATCAACGTTATGCCCTTATCCATGTACCAGGACCTGGAGATAGGACCGCTGAAGCCCACCCGAGTGGTGATCCAACTGGCAGATCGATCAAATGTCTACCCAGAGGGAATACTGGAAGACGTTTTGGTCAAAGTGGAGGAACTTATCTTTCCAGCGGATTTTTACATTCTCGACATGGGGAAGTCAAAAGCACGAGATCCGGTCATGCTTTTGGGCAGACCGTTTCTAAAGACTGCCAGGACTCGCATTGATTGTCATACGGGTAAGCTAACATGTCAGTTTGAAGGGGAAACGGTGACCTTCGACATATACAATGCCATGAAACATCCAGCCGATACAGAGATGGTGAAAAGTGTCGACATGATCGAGAAGGTTGTTGAGGAGGTTTTGCCCAGAACAGCATTCAAGGAGCCATATGACATTATAATCCAGAATGGCATAACCGAGGAGGACTTGCAAGAGGAGCAATTGCAAGAGGCGGTGAAGGTACTTAATGCATGGAGCGAAGGGGTCAACTACACGGAGGCTCTGAAAATCCCTACCTTGAAGGAGGAAGACCGACTGGTGCCTTCCATCCAAAGGGCACCCAAGCTCGAGCTGAAGTCTTTGCCCAAACACCTCAAGTATATCTTCTTGGGCGAGGATGACACTTTGCCCGTAATTATCAACTCATAA
- the LOC131007216 gene encoding L-cysteine desulfhydrase, which translates to MAGIEDPRAAANGDTPHALKKPKLSFITESELREEFGHHQSGIARLNNGSFGSCPASIIAAQRRWQLRFLRQPDDFFFNHLQPQIIQSRAVIKDLINADHVDEVSIVDNATTAAAIVLQHVGWAFAEGRFQKGDAVVMLHCAFQAVKKSIEAYVTRAGGSVIVVHLPFPVNSNEEIIAEFRKGLARGKANGKKVRLAIIDHITSMPCVVIPARELVRICREEGVERVFVDAAHAIGNIHVDVKEIGADFYVSNLHKWFFCPPSVAFLYCRKSPVSPDLHHPVVSHEYGNGLAIESAWIGTRDYSSQLVIPEVLEFTRRFEGGLEGIRNRNHDKAVEMAQMLAKAWGTNLGSPPEMCPSMAMIGLPSKLRVLSDDDALKLRSHLRDHFLVEVPIHCEVPRDGETGAMDADGCITGYVRISHQVYNTLDDYIRLKDAIIQLAQNGVSWKMLQS; encoded by the coding sequence ATGGCCGGAATCGAAGACCCTCGCGCCGCCGCTAACGGCGACACCCCCCACGCCTTGAAGAAGCCCAAACTCTCTTTTATTACGGAATCGGAACTCCGCGAAGAATTCGGCCACCACCAGTCCGGAATCGCCCGACTCAACAACGGCAGCTTCGGCAGCTGCCCTGCCTCCATCATCGCTGCCCAGAGAAGATGGCAGCTCCGGTTCCTCCGCCAACCCGACGACTTCTTCTTCAATCACCTCCAGCCTCAGATAATCCAATCCCGCGCCGTCATCAAGGATCTTATCAACGCCGACCATGTTGATGAGGTGTCCATCGTCGACAACGCCACCACAGCTGCTGCAATTGTTCTTCAGCATGTGGGCTGGGCATTCGCGGAAGGCCGTTTTCAGAAGGGTGACGCTGTTGTCATGCTCCACTGTGCTTTCCAGGCTGTCAAGAAGTCCATCGAGGCCTATGTTACGAGGGCTGGTGGCTCTGTCATTGTGGTTCACTTGCCTTTTCCCGTGAATTCCAATGAAGAGATCATAGCAGAGTTTCGCAAAGGCTTGGCCAGAGGTAAGGCAAATGGTAAGAAAGTACGACTTGCCATAATTGATCATATAACATCAATGCCCTGTGTTGTGATCCCTGCGCGTGAGCTCGTTAGGATTTGTCGAGAGGAGGGCGTGGAGCGCGTCTTTGTAGACGCTGCCCATGCCATAGGCAACATTCATGTTGACGTCAAGGAGATTGGTGCTGATTTTTATGTCAGCAATTTGCACAAGTGGTTTTTCTGCCCTCCCTCTGTTGCATTCTTGTATTGTCGGAAATCGCCAGTATCACCTGATTTGCACCATCCTGTGGTTTCACATGAATATGGGAACGGTCTGGCCATAGAGAGTGCGTGGATTGGAACACGAGATTACAGCTCTCAGCTGGTTATTCCTGAAGTTTTGGAATTCACTAGACGGTTTGAAGGTGGCCTTGAGGGGATTCGGAATAGAAACCATGACAAGGCGGTGGAAATGGCCCAAATGTTGGCCAAGGCATGGGGCACAAATCTTGGTTCGCCTCCAGAAATGTGTCCTAGTATGGCTATGATTGGCTTGCCTTCTAAATTGAGAGTTTTGTCTGATGATGATGCACTGAAGTTGCGATCACACTTGAGAGACCATTTTCTGGTAGAAGTACCCATTCATTGTGAGGTGCCAAGAGATGGGGAGACTGGAGCCATGGATGCAGATGGTTGCATAACTGGATATGTTAGAATTTCTCATCAAGTATACAATACTCTTGATGATTATATCAGGTTGAAAGATGCAATTATCCAACTTGCCCAAAACGGAGTGTCTTGGAAGATGCTTCAAAGCTAA